A window of the Garra rufa chromosome 10, GarRuf1.0, whole genome shotgun sequence genome harbors these coding sequences:
- the LOC141344954 gene encoding cortexin-1, with amino-acid sequence MSESPLMEYELPSLAPVSGPGATAGLLLAPDTEQITALCFVGLLLLFLVFLLVRCFRILLDPYSSMPSSSWTDHKDGLERGQFDYALV; translated from the coding sequence ATGAGTGAAAGCCCTCTGATGGAGTACGAGCTGCCATCTCTGGCTCCCGTCTCGGGCCCCGGGGCCACGGCGGGGCTCCTGCTGGCTCCGGACACCGAGCAGATCACAGCGCTTTGTTTCGTGGGACTCCTGCTGCTGTTTTTGGTGTTTCTGCTGGTGCGCTGCTTCCGGATTCTTCTGGACCCCTACAGCAGCATGCCGTCCTCATCGTGGACTGATCATAAAGACGGTCTGGAGAGGGGACAGTTCGATTATGCGCTGGTCTGA